The following DNA comes from Erigeron canadensis isolate Cc75 chromosome 3, C_canadensis_v1, whole genome shotgun sequence.
tatttaatattatattaggttttaattattaaataacatgttttagttttaaaaaataaatagaaatgaaattgaatagaaaagggtggggagggtagggtggcgaggtgctcctagcatttggggaggggaggggaggagaagaaaaatcggggaagggaggggaggagtggggaagctCTCCTCCCACCTTAATGGGACGATGTGAGTAATCTTTTCCATATCTTTGGTTCATGGGGATATCTCAATAAGGAGTTTAAATTAGGAATCTATATAGCGAGGGTGTTCTCTAGTGCTGACCTagttaaaataacataaattagACCTTACGATATTCGCGAGTAATTCaccaactttatttttaaaaaaaaaagatatttctCAACTCATTTATGAATTCATTTTTATTCGGTTTAGTCCTACTTTTGAGGAgtatctctatataactaagtaaaatatgaaaaagcTTATGTGacacataatttttatttaaatttaaattaattttacatgGTATTCTTAGTTGgcaaatttaaataattacaaagattaagataaatataaattcaatatatttagattttataaaaataaatataggtGTACCAGATATATATACGTAAATTAGGCAAAagttatataggtttttgattaatataaagaaataatttattttatttatattaaaactacTATTGATAAGATTtcatattatcttttttatcaaatcgttttaaaaataaaatattatatcttAAATTTGTAAGACAATGTATTCTTAGTCTTTCATTAATaacactgtttttaacaagatttaattatatcttttttattcattcaaatattttttaatatagtaaattaataattaataactaccctaaaaactattatcattaatttgtgtAAATTCTTGCCGTTAAAGGATTCtttaactaagagaggatatgtTTTTTCCtatgtgacatttttagttttttgtcacattagttttttagtgaaatgtcatttttttcatttaaattgatatatttaaattgtCATGTATGATCTTAATAATCAACTTTAATCttaatcatcaatcataattctaatcattaataattatttttctattttatatataagtataaagaTTACATAAATTATACtgcatttttttattaattcaatgataattactATGTTacaaataagattgtttattatattatgattgattttttgaaaagtatttattatatcatatttaatagttatataccataataaattttttatgatttataaatgtttatgtttcattagtcatgtttttacatatttgacgtatatcatatattcacaaactataattttattctTTGTATCATTCATAGTCTgacagttttttatattattatgtattatgaataataatgtaactatcagttattttattttttatttatgttttcagTTATCTACACAACGTGGGTTTAATCTAGTGTTCAATAAATCCAAATTCGGATCCATAATTCAAAATaaactcaaaattcaatttGAATTTATCTGGAAATCTGAATATCTTGATATATGGATGTCCATAAAAGGGATATTCAAATACTCAGACAACTTGATTATCTAaaacctttttattattttttttcttgattttaagtaAATGTAGTTAATTTAACGTAACAATTTCTACCTTTATTCGAAGGAAAGTGATAATTCTATAACAATTATTAGCCATCTATAACAAATGTACATGTTTTATTATACAGTGTACAACTGTGTAAAGCAGACATTGTTGTAAATGGTTAAAACATGTTGTAGCTTTATCACTTCCCATACTTGAAACAAATTATTGTATGAACATATTTTTGAAATACTATCTTGATATGACTTGCATTCTTCAATACtattatcttttaaacatttacaaGTTTTGTAAATTTAATAAACCACTCAAATTTAGAAAACATTAACATTactaaaaccatatatataaatgaaaaaacaaatatatttctaAAGTTTTTGGTCGTGTGCTTTCATGGTGCACTATAAAGTTCGTTGTTTTGAGcatttttaagattttgaatTGATAACCATCAAGTCGTTTTATTTTGCGCAATAAATCATCAACTCGTTCTGTCTTTGAAGTCGATTTGCCCATACTTTGAAGGCTATAAAATATGTATGCGTGTGTGAAATTTTATAGAATGGTACTGAAGAGCGAACAAGAAAGAAAagtaaacaaatttaaaaaagagCTGTTTAATGGCTATAATTTTGAACCCTTGATCCTTTTTCTCTCGGACTAAAAGCATCAAAGATAACAAAAACAAACCCCAGCGATCATCAAAGAAACGCTAAAACCACGAACATGGATGCGACGCCTTAATGGGGATGTGGAGGGGTTGTTGCCGACCTGCCAGCCGAACCACTCCCGATTCTTTTAGCATCATCAAACATGGATCCATATGTCACTCTTTAAGATGATGTCTAAAAACTAAACTTAGACTCCAATAAATCTTGTAAGATTATGTAGCATTTGTCCATAGTATTATATGCTCAACAGTTTCTCAAACACAAATAAAGACTTAGGGGCCGTTTGGTTctcaaaatttaaagaaatttgGTGAAAGGGAATTCAATTTTCTTCCGTGTTAGGTTAGCTTAAGGTAAAAAAATCTAAACTTCATTTCACCGGATTCCTATATATTCTAGAAACCAAACGTCCTCTTATACTTTGATCAATAAGTGATCAATAATGACGAACGTGTAATGCTCTATAACTAAGATAACCCTTACAATCGAGAATCCCCATTGATCCAACATATGAAAGCTAGGACCTGTTGTGATTatgattattaattaacaaCATAATTCATCTGATATATTTGCCAGTTTCGCTAGGTTTGGTTTATATTTTCTTGCCTTCCATATCAACTGCAACATGTGACCACATGCACCAACAGATGAAGTTTACAAGACACAGGTTCAAATCCTATCAAATGCAAATAGAAAAACTCTATCTTGTGACCCATGTGTGACAATTAACGGACATGAGTTTATGCGGTGTGTACTCTGAATACCAAGACGTTACATGAAACCAAAAGATCCTCACTCGTTTACCTTTTTATGTGCACATATAAAAAAAGCCCGGCCTCCTAAATTCTACTTTTACGGTTCTACTAAGTTTAATCATCAAATGGGCTTATGAAATGTGTCTGTATTAGGGTGGAGAAAGTAATGTGACGCTAACTTGTGTATTGTCTTTGATAGGTTTTTATAAAGTAGGACAACAGTTTGTCTCTATTCTCCTACTTGCCAAGTTAATATGCCGCAATGCCTGCAAATTACTTTCCTGCCTTTTTACTTCTTATCCACATATTTGTTTATCATCCACCCGTTGAAGTGGGCAAGAATCAGGCAATGTACAGCTACCGCTACCCAACAGAAATTTTCAAGACTTTAAACATAAACCACCAAACTCTCTTTTTCACTAAATAAATGAATAGAACAAGTAATCAACCATTTGACAAAGCAACAGctaaaattttcaataaatCTTGATACCACTAGGCCATATGAGTATATTACCTTTGGTTTGATTCTAAGCTATCAACCAACAATGCAAATACCATATCACATTCCGTGTTCCTTTTTTTCTATCGACGGTACAAACCACTACAAATATACAAGCATGTAACCGTAACTTTAACAGGTTACTTCAACAAAAATACGAACACAACGAACAAGTACTCAAAAACAGTAAACATTGTATAATAAACTAAGTGTTTATTATTAGcagatctatatatatctagtaATATCCCAAAGACGCAGTAGAATTCCGCGATTTTAACTTCTAAATGCGCCCCCTACGTAGTTGCTGTCTATTTTAAAGCCACCTATTTTTCCTGCAGCTTTGCTATACttctaaaaacttttaaaaaaacagTAACTTAGTTATATATCAAGATGATATTTCTGTACCCTTTTTCTGCAACCTTCTTTGTCGCCCTAAACATATTTCCTCTATATAAACTTTGTTGTCGTTATATATCAATTAAACTTTCTCAAATGGCCTTTATACTCTGTCATCTCTCTAACTCTATAAATCTGCTCTTTTTATCTTTGAAGAAGCTATATAACTGTTGATATTTCAGTTCCTAATGCGGATGCAAACGGACTTTCTGGAAGATTCAGTCCCTGGCTACTGCAAATTTTATCCAAACATAGAAAACGAATCAAAAAAGGTGGACCGATCTGTTTTTTAATACCTTCCctagaaaataattttttttagcatAAAGAATTGAAAGAGGTTACAGCAAACATACCCCTCTTCTTTGTATTTAGTATTGATCTGCCTAATCTTTTCCTCACTAGTTGCACCATTGTTAAAAACATCTAGAAGATGATTGAAACGCTCAGTTGAAGGGAAGTCCATGTGTTGTGCATGACCATTGCCTATAATGAACATGTAAGAAACTTTAATTAGAAAGTAATAACAATATGAGAAATTGAATAAAATGGTTCAAATGTACTACCTTCTGAATGCATCAACTCTTCGAGTGAGGTTCCAAAACGTTGAGATTGGTTATTGACCTCTGCTGCTAAATGCATATCTGAAAAACGTCTCCTCTCAAATTCAAATGCCTGCTCTTGTTGTTCATCGACGAACTGCTTCTTGATGAACCTTGAATTATCACCAGTCTTGGGCACTGAAATAGATATTtaatcaatcagttagtactaCATAGTGCAAGTGTGATGCCTAATGAACATAAAGAGAAAGTTTAATATGCTTCTCACTTGAATGAGGCCCAAATTCGGAATCAAAACAGTGTTGATGAAACGTATCTCCATGTTTCCTAATCAGATTGATATAAACTTTAGATAAAAATAACAATCATGATAATCATAATGACAATAGCCCAACTTAGAGCAAACTAGGACAGAAAAATCAGTACAAAACGTAATCTTTAAGCACATGGCACCCAATAACGACaagtaattattattgttatgccGTTAAAAAACAAGCAGTTAGTGTTGCTATGACATCCAAAAATGACAGTAATTAGTGTTATGACATCCATAAACGACAAATCAAGATTTTCTTACCTATCATCAAGCTTACACTTTTCGCGGTAGGGTTTGACCAAAACACGAGCACCACTAACAAAATGAGGATTTCCCTTATTTAAAATATGCCTAACGGTTTCCGCAAACATGAAAGTCACAAATCCAAACATTCTCTTTTGCTGACAAGGAATTCTCACGTCATGGACCGGCCCAAACTTGCTGTTTTTAGGAATCAAAGGGAAAATAAGTAAAAATCTTTTCATATCATTCACGCGTGTAAAGCACAGTTTTTATTTTGCATACTCCTTACCTGAAATAGTTGAAAACATCACGCTCCGAAAAGGTACTCTCAGCTGGAAAAGTCAAATATATCTGCCTAGAACCGGCTACAATGCCACCATGTTCATTTCTATCTCCGTTATGATCAATGCATTTCGCTAAGTCATCAGCCAAAACGACTGCATGTTGCCCATGAGGCCTATTCACACAATGCCAACATTATCAATAAAagggttgaaaaaaaaatgacaaaatgttATAAACTGCAGAAAAAAACCAAGTCAAGATGGTCTAAGAATTTTACCTATCAATGAGACAAATGCTCTTAAGACGTGCCAGAAGCTTGGTCAAACTATAACCAGCTTTGCCATGTCTCTGGCTCTCGGTTAAATATCCCTCAGCCTGAAGTGTCTTACCGAACTTTTCATAATATATCATTGGTAAAGAAGCTATCGACACAGGGAACCCTCTTCTGGATTTCAAGAGCTCAGTGAGCTCTAACTCTAGTGTATCAAGAGACCCAGGTGAAAACATGTGATCATCGTCACTCAAACTCGGGCTAAAAATTTGGGAGAAGGTTTCAGGGGTCGGATGCAAGTACCTACAGTTGCTTCCGTGTCTACAAAACCCCTTAATAAAGTAATGGCAAACTTTGAAAGGGAATTCAGGCAAACTTGGAGACCTCCTATTCGCTCTAGGACCCAATGCGGGCTCAGATGAGTGGTAATTATTGGACGAAAAATCCGGGCTGTTAAGAGACTCAACTTGATCTTCTAATGACATGAAACGAAGATGGTTGTGAAGACGATAATCTTCTGGATAAGAAGCAGGATAAACCATAGGAACATAGTCAACCGGTTGATCATGGGGATCACAACAACGGGTAGGCACTTGAATAGTCAATGGTGAATGCCGGTGTGAAGGAGAGAACGGTGTAAAGTGTATCGGCATTTCAGGGATGGAATTGGCGTTAGGAGGCGAAAGGAGTTGACCAGCGGATGTATTAGAAGGTAATTTCAGGTGGGTTTTTGCCTTATTGATCAAGGAGTAGATTAAATTATCAGGGCCAAAGGCTAATCTTATCATCTCTCTCTCCCCATGATCCTGTAAAAGAAGATACCCGATAATCTTGGACACGTTCTCGGGTTCGATCTTTTGAATCCTGTCGTATACGATTTTTGTAGATTCTGAGAAATCCATCTTAAGTTATGACCTAACATATAAAACAACAGTTAATCACATGTTCATGGAAACAAGgcttttgagaaagaaaaaaaaatatgaaaaaaattcagtcaaaaatatatctcatatatatatatatatatatatagtaacattatattatataaagaaacaaagtgcataaaaaaattcatGAGCATAATATAGAAGATGAACAGCAACAAAATCTTGCACTAAATTAATCCACTATTAAATATCATCATTTTGGATAGTTACacaaatgattaaatatgagtctttttatatcaaaagaagCACTACATATCAAACAATCATGACATGTATAAAAAGTTAACATTACCATACAAATAATTCAATCAATtatcaacaaataataataataaatttactaTGAAAAACAAGACTTGCAAGGTGATGGCCAGTAAGGCAGTGATGATAGTAGGTAAACACAAAGGAACTGCTGTACAGctaaattttaaagaaaattaatCAGGTGCTCGAGAACAAATATTTGTCGCGCCTTTTACGGGATTGGGTTTTCTTGAAAACATGGATTTAAAGATTAGAAGGTATATAGTAAACTTgaaactaaacaaaaaaaaaaacttttttttggatTCAAAATTTGAGCATATAATTTGAAACTCAAGCCATGGAATTTGTATTCCAACACATACCCCCCATAAAGGCACATGATTCCATGACTTGCAAAAAGAAACTCAACACAACATAATTATAACTTTATGAGCAAAAATGGCATGAACAAGATTCCACCATGAAAAGCATGATtgataaaataccaaaaatgaATATCAGACCAAATATGTTTTCCTACCTTAACTGGCAACAAACATATCTAAAACTGTAAATTccatttaaattaaatgaacaCAGTAAGACATTAATAATTCTAAAGATTAAAAGCTAAAACAAATACCAACCACTTTATGCTATCCACAAAAATAATGTGTGCCCTTTGGCACTTTTTTTTACAAACAGTTAgtgttaaaaaatattacaattaaaaattttaatttaaaccttCAAGTTTCAAcacaaaaatgaaaattccAACTTGAATATGAACAGAAATTCAAGATATAAACTTTACTATTTTGgacaatatttttattttattttatgtttgccAGTAGACACAAAATATAAGATAAACACAACACATGCAGactccaaaatatatatattttttttccaattagaaaaaaaaaaaaaatctatgtgtgtgtatcatattaaaaattaagtaaaCATAAAATTTACTAAGAAAAGTTTGGGTAACCCccaaaaaaaaagctaaaatcCATGAAAACCCAAaacaatcttttattttgaaaatacccATATAATAAAAAGGGCTAAAAATTTTCTGCTTTCAACTAGGactaaaaacacacaaaaattcataagtttaaaatttttcatagtGAGTATATTCCTGTGTTCTTATTTtgaatataacatatatttatttatttttcttttcacttGAAAATAtcccatataaaaaaaacctaaaaatttCTGCTTTCAACTAGGATTTGAAgaacaaaaatttcaaaactttatgaaaaaaaaaatgattataagaaaaaacaaagatCTAAAATACTCACCAAAATAACAGGATGCAGAACTAGAAAAAGGTTCAAGAAAACCTTGAAATGGACCTCAAAAACTCCTCCATGATTTGATTGAGTGACTAGACTACAccattctctctctctttttatctataaaaaaaatatacatatacaaatatatatttctttctttatattttttttctctatctatatgtatgtatctatatctatcttgttgttcttgttgttgtttttgCTATTTTTCTAATGAATAAActaatattgtatatatttatatatttatccaAAGTTATGTCCTCTATTCTCCGCAAAAACGACACATTCATTATAATATACAGAAAATGACAgcaaggatatatatatacatatatatacacacacatttaTAAAATGTATGGGGCCCATTAATGAGCGCCGATTGTCTTTAATTCAAAGCAACTCTCAACTCTCActcaaaaatttataaatatatatacacatagaagaaaaaataaaaaaataaaaggaatgaTATGTTTATAAtgcataaaagtaaaaaaagagaaaaaggggtaccttaaaaatcaaatctttttAATGGGTTTTGGTTTTCATGGAAGGAGAGGATGAAGAAAATCTGTAAAAatattagtagtagtagtagtaatagTAATTTGTGAGTGAATAATAATGAGAGTAATATACAAAAAGTCAAATTTGAGAATGAGGGGGGTTAGGAGGTAGTTACAGTGTTGAATCTCCTGCTGTTGTGACTATTTTACTGGTTAAAAAACTACAAGTTAGGAGATTATAGAGGGAGACAGTTTGAcagaaagaaattaaaattttataaatttcttttctttattattattagagtaTTATTTTTACGActatatcattttaatttatattttaaagtcATTGTgtcaattttagttttttaatttttagtatcTTGTCTTACTTAAACTATAAAATCAACTTATAACTTCACGTTTAGATGATCATCAACTATATATTTGTCATTAGTCACTTTACTTTTGTTGATAATTGTGTAACATGACAAACTATATACTTAAATTAAAATGTTTCAATAGATTGGATAAATGTTATTTATGAACTAGCACGACACCACACATTTGAATTTAGATTTctgttatttttattaagttttctGTTTTCAAATAAAGAATGGTACTCATGCGTTACGACAGTGTTGGAGGTGGCTACGGTGGCCGGAGGTGACAAACTGTATACGTAAATTAAAATGTTTCTATAGACTGGATAAATGTTACTTATGAACTAGCACGATGCCACACATTTGAATTTAGATTTCTGttgtttttattaagttttctGTTTTCATATAAAGAACGGTACCAGTGCGTTGCGACAATGGTGGGGTGGCTGCGGTGGCCGGAGGTAATATAATGACGGCGGTGGTGGCGAGCGACGGTGGTGGCGGCAGAGATTGATGGTGGTGGGAGTGGCGGCGATGACAAGTACGTAGTAGAGGTTATTGATATAATTTGGTTTGGATtgaatgttgaaacttaaaatattaaataaaactatttattttataatatagtatagataatataaatatatagataaatatatagataacaATGACCAATGATTATCAGATGGTTCATCtttaaaaacttgtattatttttGTGCAACTATGGTTTGATATATCAAATCATACATTGTAGTATTTTGCTTAAAATGAGAAAATTGAATTGTTATGTATATTGACAATCGTATTGTATAGTAGTAGAGTACCATGCATATCATGTTATTATTCTAAAGGGAGTAGGGCCATGTTTTTCTTAAAGTGCTTAATATCATACTACGTATTTGATTTGCGTATGTAAGTTTCTAACTACGTTTGCGAGAGTAGCAAAGAAATTCTCAACTCTGTCGTCTCTTTATCTTACCTGTGAATTTACTCTCGATCGGAATAAGAAAAatattgattcatctgatgaaTCAATATGGAATTCATGGAACGTGAACCCAATAGATAGGTGATCTTGGTTCTTCTTGTGCTTCGATGTATCTTTTTCTTTATACATTGTTTAAGGTCGTATCAAAAACATCTTGAATTAAAAACGGGTAGTCGTTCTTTATTGGTTGGATTTTTTCTTATGTTCCAATAAATCTTTTTTAACTCTTTTGGAGTCTTAGAAGTTAGAAGTTAACATTccaaaaaaattctaaaacattgtaaaaatgtatttttaaattttgtatcgTCACCTCTAGCATCTTACTAATGGTTTTTATCAATAAACTTTATTCATTGCTAGaaaaattaacatattaattaGCTAATAAATTGTTGAAAAATGTTTAGCAATTTATGCTTTTATACcgataaaataatcaaaagaacatgcttatatattattgaattaTTTGTAAATAATACAATACAAGTGACTTTAATCACGTTACacaaaaaatttttatataattttgggatctttaatcaatttatatactagtgctcaggcccgtccaatggacggatagtctcaaaataccgtccaatggacgggtagtctcaaaatattctatcaacttggaaatttgctagtTGAATAGCCACTctatcggtcaaaatactcctaaaattttctGCTCATTCACCATTGACTGAGCCATGTATGGTCGTgccctgcaaatagcaaaaaaaaacatggaaaaatcTGGTAAATTCTCTTATAAagtttttatgtattattaataatgtACCTGTCATCAAAATAAAGCTTGCTTTTATATTAAACTGTATAccaatcaataataataaacatatattaataattaaaaaataaagaagttgcATTGCGTACGAAGATCAAGTACTAATTCTTGATTAGTAAGTTTCTGCTTcataaatctctatatatattcttagtaAATTGATTCTTAATGACAACTTTTGATGTTCTTTTAGTGAAAGCTAATTCAAGAGTGTTTTTCTTATGCAACAAAAAGCTAGCGGCAATAaagagcgtccattttgtgattatttttcGTATCATTAGGTCGTGTTTTGATACTTAAATGAGTTTAGAAATatgaacttttggtacttaattAGATGACATGTTATGATAGGTTCACAATGCGTGTAAGTGAAGGAAAATGTTTCTACTCAACTTAACACAAAGCCACAAGACCTTTGGACGAAGACTAGCAAGCGGAACATGAAGAATTTTAGGCCAACATGAAGGAAATGACCATGTGTTACtattttgggcataacttcCTCATACGGACTCCGTTTTCGACGAGTAAGCTATCCATGGAAAGGCGAGAGAAAAATCTACAACTTTTGTGTTGATGTCGAAGACTAGCGCAACTAACCTGAAGCTCTAACGCCGCTAGAAGTGATCCTAAAGCTCACAAGCGCCACTCGCACATCACCAATGCCTCTAGGACCTCACGAGCGTAGCTGGGACTTCAAGAGCGCCGCTCCCACATCATGAGCGCCGCTGGTGAAGTCGGTTCAGATCTagaacttttcaaaaatatgaaCGTGAAAAGATTGTTCAACAAATCTAAACGGTTTTTCAAATGATCATGGCATGTAAATTGTTCCAAGTGGATgcaatgttttaattattactGTTTTGCTAGATTAATCAATTAATTGCTTttcttattttagttttatttaaatcgTGACAACCCCCAAATCCTAGAATTACACCTActtacactacaagaaaaaagCTGATTAGTGACGACTTTGTTTAGTGACgactaaaatttggtcactaataaccTTATTTAGTTACCATTGAGAAAATATGGTCACTAAATTTGGCCACTAAACAAAACTAAtggccaaaaaataacatttttttgttctaaacaaaattagtgacggACCTTTAGTGACGAAACGTGACAAAAAGTGACCACTccaaatttggtcactaaattatcataatgaccaaattttcgtcactaattttgtttagtgaccaaattttggtcattatgataaattagtgaccaaattttaagtTGTCATTTTTCGTCACTAAAGATccgtcactaattttgtttagagatcaaatgagaaagTACCTTAATTAAGGAGAGAAGGATGAGAaggttcattttttatttttatttttaacttgttttttttataacctttttcattctctctttaattaacttattccatataaatattttaaaaaagttttaaattttttttttcaaagggcttagcccgtaagctataagCGAAGCCATAATAGCTAAGGacgaagcccgttaggtagatcacgcacatcaccgatcacccactatgacctatcaccctctatggcCTATCACTTCTACCAgttaccccttattaatatcctttaggacgaagcccgtaccgtacccttacatgtataactcattaactcgggttagaaattttttattttttttattttaaattttttttttatggattgaattaattaaaaaaataagaaaagtgaaaaaaagaataaaactaaaaaaacaagctaaaaaaagtaaaaaacgaaCATACTCTCCCTTCCCTCCTTAAGAATcttctctctggatctctatCTTATATgtttatagataataataataataataaagatttttttattaaaggtcggccttttattaaataaatattaaaaaaataaagggttAATAAGAAGAGAGTATTGGGCTAAAGGagggattaggggtgtcaagtgtatcctcaacctcctcttttagttatattatagacaTATGGGTAAAGTGAACATATAATATTGTCTGGCACCTAAACTTATGTGTGAAActtctcacatactaattttttaatatttttatttaatgaataaatgtttgaccctccatgaattttatggattaaaaagtgaaaaatgataataacctaaaaatatgcctaaaaatcaaccaaaaactttaaaattttgacatttttattccactaattctctttcataatcttatcccttgatttttcaaaatgttatcatattattattatgtcgATATTTAGGCACAACAATTacattgatttatcattatccaaagttatagttatatatagagAGGTGTTAATTAATACGTGGATGTTagctatttaattaatttaaggaTGTAGAACCCCACcatcttaatatttttttagaacattaacatcttaatattttaattcagAAAAAACATGAAGAttcaatcatttattcattatactaTAAATATTAGAAATTAGTATGTGGGAAGCGAGCGACTTTTCGCTTAGTAGACTGTCGTCGGACGACGAGCCCTTCTTGTTCTCgcccaactttttttttcttttatacataaacttaaaaacaactacatatttatctttttatagaTATGTAAATACTAAAATACATACCCTAACACCCATTTCAGATATGTCactgtttcttttttttcttttaacagcgagttagtagtAATTAGTTAGTATTCGAAACATCACGGTGATATCCAATTGAGCAGTGGTGGTGCTCGAAACATGTATGCCTGAGAGGAAACTCAAGACTCTTGAAAATTCCCATAATAATCCActcatacaaatataaaaagtgaGATTTGAAACCTGATAGATTT
Coding sequences within:
- the LOC122593457 gene encoding zinc finger CCCH domain-containing protein 18-like — encoded protein: MDFSESTKIVYDRIQKIEPENVSKIIGYLLLQDHGEREMIRLAFGPDNLIYSLINKAKTHLKLPSNTSAGQLLSPPNANSIPEMPIHFTPFSPSHRHSPLTIQVPTRCCDPHDQPVDYVPMVYPASYPEDYRLHNHLRFMSLEDQVESLNSPDFSSNNYHSSEPALGPRANRRSPSLPEFPFKVCHYFIKGFCRHGSNCRYLHPTPETFSQIFSPSLSDDDHMFSPGSLDTLELELTELLKSRRGFPVSIASLPMIYYEKFGKTLQAEGYLTESQRHGKAGYSLTKLLARLKSICLIDRPHGQHAVVLADDLAKCIDHNGDRNEHGGIVAGSRQIYLTFPAESTFSERDVFNYFSKFGPVHDVRIPCQQKRMFGFVTFMFAETVRHILNKGNPHFVSGARVLVKPYREKCKLDDRKHGDTFHQHCFDSEFGPHSMPKTGDNSRFIKKQFVDEQQEQAFEFERRRFSDMHLAAEVNNQSQRFGTSLEELMHSEGNGHAQHMDFPSTERFNHLLDVFNNGATSEEKIRQINTKYKEEGSQGLNLPESPFASALGTEISTVI